The following is a genomic window from Xenopus laevis strain J_2021 chromosome 2L, Xenopus_laevis_v10.1, whole genome shotgun sequence.
GGACATTTCCTCCTGACTTCCTTGCTTCTGGACCGACTCAAGCAGAGCACCCCCAGCCGCATTGTGGCTTTGGCATCCTATGCCCATGAATGGGGGAAGATTGATTTCAATAAAATCAGTGTCCCATCCGATCACATCAAGGACATACTCCAGTCATACTGTGACAGCAAGCTGTGCAACGTCCTCTTTGCTCGAGAGCTGGCCAACCGATTGGAGGGGACTGGCGTGACTTGTTATTCTGTTCATCCAGGTAACTCCTTGTCACATTAAACATCCATGCTTACAAACAAATGTGCAATACATCATATACGCTTCAAAAATATCACAGTGGTCACATGACTAGTCACTAAAGCTGCCCACCCAAGCATGTTGGATGATGATCTTCTATGCTAGGACTGTgccttaaatcagaaaacatattGGCTAATTAACTCCATACAAGTACCAGTGGTGTCCAGGTCTAGACTGATATTCAAAATAGGTCATGGCATTTCaaaacagaggcccaaatagacacccaccagcccaataaatagtgactggccatggctagtgatgggtgaatttattcgactTTCCgaattttgccatctgcaaattgtttttggAAACTGCTGCTAAAATTTGCCATTGAAAATTTGTTGTAAGAaaaaaagtcgcttgtgtaaaaattgatgcacgtcaaaataattttgacgcccattgacttcaatgcatttttgcgaatttttcggagttttgtgaatttttcagcgaagagaaacgggacagattcgcccatcactatccatgacattttataacatttgccaaaacctacagattgccagcctGGGCCTGGTGGTGTACATTAAtcgctagtgatgtgcgggccggcccgatacctgcaGATTCAGGCTGACCTCACACACTCCTCTCCGGGTCGCGACCTTCCAAATgtcggcttccgacttccaggttgagtttttatagatgTGCGCctctcgccctgccccttttctATAAAAGAGACCCGGAAGTTGGGCGTGGGTGGTGGTAGGGCGGGTGGCATGCGGGTCGGGAAAAGCCCAACCCGCACACAACTATTAGTCACCCTGGAGACTGCAGTTTCTTGTGACCCCACAAACTATATAGTCAGTTACACTGTAAATGAGCCATTAATCTGCTGCTTGTTAGTAAACTGAAATGTAGGCCATATTGCTTTAGAATAACCATTTCCAGTTTATTGTGCAATGTCACATGTTGAATCAACTGGTATATGGGTTATCAAGTCTATAATGGAGAAGTGATTGTATATGTGGATAATGctaatgtttcatttttatttattttcttggcaGGAACAGTGCACACAAACCTTGTGCGCAGTTTGCCAAACTGGATCAAAGCCTGTATTAAACCATTTACTTGGCTTTTTCTCCGTACACCAATGGATGGAGCTCAAACGTCCATATATTGTGCTGTACAAGAGGGCATCGAAATGTACACTGGACGCTACTTTGACAACTGTCAGGTTAGACAGGTGAAGCCTCATGCTCGGGACGATGCCGTGGCCAAGAAGCTCTGGGAAGTTAGTGAGAGGATGACCGGATTGGCCAGCTGAGTTTTCTTTTCTTCAAAGTACACCAAACTCTAAAGTATAATTTACCTGACCATTACTGAAGATTAAGGCATTGGGGACTAACAACCCTAATCTACATTAGAGATTATATTACTGCAGATAGAAAAGGCTGTTCAAAAAGTCAGAATGACCTAAAATTACCTAAATGACCTCAGGGTTAAAGGTTATTAAAacatcaaattcatttttttccctcaagTCACTTGATTAATCATAATCTAGCATTTGCCCCCAACCCCACaaggctgatatttttttttttacttattttgcttTTACTCAATACATTAAAACACTATCTATATAGAGCAATTGAGATGCCTTTCTGGAGTAAGCAATTTACACACAAAAGTGTACATCCACTCCTCCCGGCCTTTGAGCTGTcaaatttagttgttttttttttttttctatggcagggaactgcaaagaaaaaaagcagTCAGTGCCTGTTTATGGAGAACATATATAAAGCATAAAATCTCCTATGTTATTGTGATTGCTAAATATGCTGGAAATTATTCTGATATTGGAAAGTAGAGGGTTTTTTCTCCAGAGTTTTGGTGACTGTGACAAGtattaaaagagttggggagcaacacaagcatgaaaaatgtccctgggtgccagataagggctgtgaatgggtatatggtagcccctatgtggactggcagtttgcaggaggctctgtttggcaatacacatggtcTTTaagaaaccaaaacttgcctccaagtctagaattgaaaaataatcacctgttttgaggccacggggagcaacaaccatggggttggtgagcaacatgttgcttgtgagccactggttggggatcacggagTTAGTGGATGTTAAATACTGTTTCCTCTTAAgtacataaataaaatgtttaattcctGTGTTGAGCTTGTCTTTAAGCTCCATTTTTAACATTGTGATGGAATGTTCTATGCTGAATTTATAACTTTATCCATACTGTTATTTGCTGACATGGTGTACCCCTTAGCACTACTGCCTTATACTACTGGGGTCTGTCTGTGTGTTCTAACAGAAAAACTTGTGGTTtgtttaaggcaggggtccctaaccttttttgggCCGGGGACCAAATTAGAGCCAAAAATCTTTTGCAAGGACTGGGGAGGGGTCGGCATTCAATTTAATTGTTCGGCGGCCCACTTCAGGACTGTGCAGTTCTGGCACGgcggttggggatccctggtttaaggGGTGTCACACTCTTGCCTACACAAGCAGTGACTATATCCTATCAAGGCTTTTGATTAAGGAGGAAAGATGGATATCAGTATTTGGTTGGTGTAGAAGCCGACTTAGATTTGATGCTAAGGCTCATGGCACACTGGCTtctcattttttttggtattcaaTCAGAAATATCAAAAGGCTACAAGTACTTTTAAAGGAATATATCCCTCCACAAATCAGGGACGTTTACATtttcagtagggttgccacctttttaaaaaaattatcggCCAGTGGAGGGGGTGGGAACTAAAGGAGCGGgtcgtgatgcaaaaaggggtggagcgGAGGGGGTCATGCCACATAAGGGGGAGGGGCCATGTCGTGCGAGGACAAGATGACAAAGAAAAGGTAAATTTCCACcggagggcaagggcttttgttaagggtattacaacttaccggcagctacattgctggttaatttgtaccggccctggcaggtgtcttaccagctaggccggtaaaataccctACCCTACCTGTCTGTGACACCCATAGCACAATAAAGGTATCTCAGTGCAGGAGCATGTATTGCATGTCATTAATTGAAGTATTGTACAGGTTGTGGCAAATGGGAAGGACTGACTGACACcaattatgtgtatgtgtgtgtgtgtgcgtatgtatgtatgtatgtatgtgtgtgtatatatatatatatatctatcctgtatatatatatatatatatatatatatcctgtatattAAAAAGATATTATTACTTGGGCTCATTTTCAGTCTCAGCtgaagactttaaaggagaactaaagttccCCGTTATCTGCCTGGCATTGCCCCACCTCCCCTCCCTATACGCACTgtgcattagttaaaaaaaatctggtcctaaaatgcagagcagtgcagcGGAGGTCtagggcaccatcttctgccacTTTGTATTCTTTCGGGGCTCAATGCTGATttgagcatgcgcagttgaagacgattcctgacttggcccaattGAGCATGCTCCCTCAGGTGTTGAGCCCAGAAAGAATATAAAAGTGGTGAAAGATGATGCCCTGGAGCTCTGCtgctctgcatttaagggtcaaattttttctgactaatgcacagtgcagagaggggagggggagtaatAACAGGCAGTTAATAGAGACTTTAGtacggggggtttagttctcctttaagggctatggcacatgtattgttCCGATAATGGCTTCTTCTTGTGGGAATCAAACCACCGCTACTCACTCCATGTGTCATTCAGCAGCTGCTAATATCACTTCCAAATGCACACTGGGCTTTGATGCCTTACACAAGTAGCACTGTCACATGATACTGACACAGCTTTAAAATACATACTATGTCCCCCCAGGGCCTAATATCCAGAAGAGTAACAATCAGTCCatgtatatagtacaggtatgggacctgttatccacaatggtCGGTACCTTCGGCTTTCCAGATATTTTGGGgtctttaaataatttggatcaccatactttcaGTATCTAAAATATcactttaacattaaataaactcaataggattgttttgtctcctatAAAAAATgattcttagttgggatcaagtagatgctactgttttatttttacaggaatttttttttatacattttgaatttttggattaaaatggagtctatgggagatgtcctacCCATCATTTGGAGCTTTTGTGAATAATGGGtctctagataacagatcctatactatAGAAGCATATACTTCATTCACTTTATTCTGCCATTGTTTTAGACACCACTTCTGCTATAGTGAACTGTGGTATCAAAAAGATCCCTGAATCATCCCAATAAATGAGAAACCATTGGCTACAAATCTTTAGGTAAAAatatagctttatttatatacattatatgtataaacattttctataaaagtacatatatttgtatgtaaaaattaacattttctataaaattaatatgcaatttctataaaaataaaattcttaatgtgtataaaaataattttaactatattcatataaaaaataaaatgtaatctgtatTTCAGATTGGACGCTGGAGGCAGTCTCTATTTAAAGAGTTTAGCTACAGCAGCCACAAGTTTTTTCAGGACTTTCTTTCCTCTGAAATCCTCAGCTGTCTGGGCATTATATGCTGAATTATGCTCTGGAGGAATTGGGGTATTTTGTTGGCCTGTGTTTTCAGCCTGATTTATTTCTGCCTCTGATTGGCTGGTTCCTTCTTCATTGTGTTCTGTACTGGCCTGGGTGCTTCTTGCATCTGGTAACAGGTCAGTCAAAGGGGCGGTAGATAACAGATTTTCCCTAAATTCTGAATTCTGCACCATTTTCCTGCTCGGGTTCATATAATGATCGGGTTTGACCAAGGGAAAGAATAGTTTTGGGAGTAATCTTTTCCCTTGAATTGTTGCTTTAACTGCCTCATTCTTTACTTTTTCAATGATCCATTTAATATGGAACTGAATAGAGCTGTAAACCCCCGGGTTTCTGGTTTTACCACAGCCTGAACCCCAACTTAGTATTCCTATTACTGAATACGCATTGTTCTTCTTTGTTCTGCACATTAATGGCGATCCTCTGTCACCCTGAAAAGAGAAGAAGCAAAATTACATAAATTaaacatgtaaaataataaaCGGAGTGGACTAAAAACAGACAAACTCTAGAAACACTGTAAGGCCATATTCTGCAACTAGCAAAGCTGTCTTTCACTATGATAATGCTTTTAATTGGAAAATGTTGCATCAAGTCTCCTATCGTTAAGGGTGGACACAAATATACTTTAAGGATACAACTGATGAATTTGGAAATCAAATTATCCTGTGACCGTTCCAGTTCAAAAAAGAATAGGACAGGTACACGGGACCAGTTAGCAATTTTCTAACAACATGACTATTATAAGAAGTATTTAATTATAAGAATACTAAGGTGTGTAATGAAAATGGACACATCCCCCTGGGGACAGTTGCAAGCAGGTGCTCTGAATTTTAGGAAAGGGGCACAGATATTTTATTGAAACTGTGCCTTTTCCAATAATGCACCTGAGATTCCTGTCTCTTATGCCTACCCCTCATTCTGACTTGTGTATAACAGTTTTttacatggcttttttttttagtaatgtcCCTTTTTACACCAGAATTGATCTCTTGGTTACACATACACCTagcgggttatttattatagtttgaaTGGCACAATCTCCAAAgcgtctagttttttttttttttcactagaatctttaaaggaaaaaaaaactagaatctttcaagatttattataccccaatgctgcaaaaagccagaatccgaaaatccaccatctcagacctgccgaagtcctgtataagtcaatgagagaggcacccctctcaaattgaagttatcaGGGTCGTCGGTGGGttccaaagttttcgggcaaaaactcaaagTGATTTCAGTTACGCTcgattatttttttcacaatccgattaattcttattttttttaatagataaggTCAAATTGAGcctgggagtttggtcgtgttttttttttttttaaataaaatatgcgataaattcagattttagtaaataactcctgcATTTCTGAAGAAGCTCTATAACTACTTAATATTACACAATACGTTGTGGCATTGGTGGGTGTATTCTAACAATACtataccacacacacacccctttataaatataccctaaGATACTGGTTATTGTTTCAAAGTGCAATGTGTAATAACCACTTACATGGCAAACACCATCCAGCCCCTTCCGATGGCCTGCACACACATGGTTCTCTCCTACGTTCCCTTTGTAGTACAAGTTGCAGTGCTTCATATCCATCCGTTCCACTTCAGCCTCTTGCAGGAACTGAGATGGTTCATCagctaaaaatgaaaaagcagAATTACTTTACCATGGGTACCATCTGGGTATCTAAAccaaatttattttatgtaatcaCAAAATATAAGAAATGAAGAATACAAAGCCTTACATTTAGTTCCCTGGGCTCCCCAACCTACGACGGAGCAGTCGATCAGATTCTTCAGATCAGCAGATTCCTTAGGGAAACATGCTTGCTGGATATGATCACTGAATTCCACTTGCTTATCCAGTTGAACCAAGGCAATATCATTGCTCTCACTGGTCGGATCATATTGTTCATGTTTTATCAACTGTTTAACTCCCCGGGTCTGAGCTCCTAATTCAATTTTTGACAGGTAGAAGGTTCCAAGCAGAACTCTTAGTGGAGTTGTTGGATCATCTCTGGAAGAGCAAATCAAATGTATCACATTAATAAGTTTGACACGTGTTCCAAGACAATTATGCATTGGTCTAACAGGAAAACTTTAGAAAGGAATCATGTCATGATTGATTCTATAATATAAAGGAGTCCAGTAGCTGATTCATGACTTACTCTTTCCAGAATTTAAAGCAGTGAGCAGCTGTTATGATCCATTCGTTGTTCAAAATGGTTCCGGTGCAGATATGCTTGTAGCCAAATTCTACTTTCCTCTGGATGCTTACAATCCAGGGCCACTTTCCATCTATTGGGTATAATTCTGATACATTGGCGGCTTGTACTTTAGTATAAAATGGTGTGTTTCCACAAGCTGTTGGTGATAGAGACATATCAGTACAGGGGTCAATAAAGAACAATATagatataaacatgaaaaaagctTAAATTGAACATCTATTAACCGACTTCCATTGCTTCCAAGTGTTTTATTAAGACATTTAGGGGAGAGACAAGACAAATTTAAGGTGCATGGTGTGTATGAACTGAGAAAGACACATGTATATGGCTCtctgtgtattttgtatattaaaccttctgtaagggggttatttactaaactccgaatgtaaatatctgaaaaatgtgatttttcttttataaaatcagacttttaaaaaataaaaaaaataaaaaaaaatttcaaaatttattaaaccccgaggatggaaaagtctgaattagaaaatccggcatctcagacctgtcagttgcatataagtcagtgggagaagtcccaaagattttttgatgtgcgctgagttttatgcaataccctgaagtttttggagttttcgggcaaaagagcataataaatcttagtttttgggtgaaaaatccaaaaaaatcattaaaatctgttttttcccacaaagcagatttatgagaaaatgtaataatagataaCCGTAAAAACCCCAAGCAGagttgatcggagtttgtagcagaaaatgatgagataaaatcagactttgataaataacccgcttagTGTCTAATtccataatatattataaaatcctAACTCAAACAGCCTATAACTAAAGCAGTACATAGAGTTTGTGCAGTAAATAATTGCAATTCTATAGCAGGGCCTCTAAATTAAATTAGTTTACATGCAGATTCCAACAGCTCATGCCCCATTGGCCCCATAATGTACTGCATTATCTATGTCTGTGTGCGACTAGCAAACCATGACACGCTAAACACAGCTTTTGGAGCATTAAGTCTTAAAACAGAAATTCTCAATATCAAAATAAATAGTTTGTATACTTACTGATATAGCTAGATGTTTCTGAGatgtaaaaaattagaatagAAAAGAGAAAGATAAAGAGTGGCTTCATCGTTGCTCTTCTCAACTCTAAAATGCTTGAACTAAGCCAAGTGGTCTAGATACTTCTATTtccagtgatgacatcacaatgaaacTGTTtgcacattatgacatcacaatgaatcTATTCCAGTGATTGTGAGGTCATGTCTTATGAAATTATGCAAACACCTGGAGGAGAAATGtacgtcattgtgatgtcattactTTAACAGCATTAACATTTTAACAGCAACATTAACCCCAAGctcacatttctttttaaaatgttcctCCAGTTGAATAAAACTACTAATGTTGAGATAATGTGTTTGAAAGTAAAAATTCACTCAAACTGGCTGCAAACATAAGGGTATAATAAACATCTATCTTCAATATAAGCCCAAATGGCACTTTTCTTAATATATTTTCTATACAATAGATTCATATTTTCTAAGGGAGGCCTGTTCCCCCACCAATTCATAATattttgctaataataataataggaaaatTGAAATATTCCTCATTTCccttaaaaaacctcaaattattcCATTGTGAATTGATGGATTCTGGCTTCCGAACCCCCGCTGCTTTTGCAAAGAatctatggaaagcagagggacttcaagtcccaaaatCCATCACTTCTACATGGTAAAAAAAGGGGATCTCTCTAAAGAGAATATAACGGACAGGTTAAGAAGAATCAGTTGGGTTGGCAATACAGTTGGTTAAAGAAGATCAGTAAGAGTTGCAGTAAAAATTATTCAACTCAAACTAAAGATAACTTTTCATGCAAAGTATTATTTTAGGGAACTTGTTTTTTCTgggtcagtatcattttaaaggTGTTTTAATGGGTTGTCTGGGCCAATGTTTTTATATCTGCCAGATAGATGTCTTGCTGATCCCAGGCCAGATATATCTTGTTATTATAAAATGGTCTTTACCTCTTTTAACAAACAACGTTTGGTTCAAATACTGTGGGTCTGTCTCCCTTCAGTGGGTTGGGAACagtggtgtggggggggggaggctcAGATTGAAATCCAGTTAGTCTGAGATTTAGGGAAAGTGCCTTTTTGCTTTGCTAGATACACCTAGAAATTTCAAATTTCATTGCATATTAGAGGTGTAAACACTGTATACAGACTCCTAAAACATGAAGCAACATGGATTTTCTTCTTAGGAACAAGACAACCCACAGGAATGAACTTAGATTATAATGTATCCTGCTTTGTCTAAAGATCTTTGAAATTCAgtctctaaaaaatattttcaacctCTAAAGAACTCTAGACTTTAGTGTTTCTATTTTTGTCTAAAGTTATGT
Proteins encoded in this region:
- the dhrs13.L gene encoding dehydrogenase/reductase (SDR family) member 13 L homeolog isoform X1, whose amino-acid sequence is MMGQNYQVRDYNGANIGIGKMTALDMARRGARVILACRVKETGEAAAYDIRQLSGNNQVLFMNLNLSSLESVRSFCRAFLSSEPRLDILINNAGFSGPGKTAEGYNIVFGINHLGHFLLTSLLLDRLKQSTPSRIVALASYAHEWGKIDFNKISVPSDHIKDILQSYCDSKLCNVLFARELANRLEGTGVTCYSVHPGTVHTNLVRSLPNWIKACIKPFTWLFLRTPMDGAQTSIYCAVQEGIEMYTGRYFDNCQVRQVKPHARDDAVAKKLWEVSERMTGLAS
- the LOC108707440 gene encoding acrosin, yielding MFISILFFIDPCTDMSLSPTACGNTPFYTKVQAANVSELYPIDGKWPWIVSIQRKVEFGYKHICTGTILNNEWIITAAHCFKFWKEDDPTTPLRVLLGTFYLSKIELGAQTRGVKQLIKHEQYDPTSESNDIALVQLDKQVEFSDHIQQACFPKESADLKNLIDCSVVGWGAQGTKSDEPSQFLQEAEVERMDMKHCNLYYKGNVGENHVCAGHRKGLDGVCHGDRGSPLMCRTKKNNAYSVIGILSWGSGCGKTRNPGVYSSIQFHIKWIIEKVKNEAVKATIQGKRLLPKLFFPLVKPDHYMNPSRKMVQNSEFRENLLSTAPLTDLLPDARSTQASTEHNEEGTSQSEAEINQAENTGQQNTPIPPEHNSAYNAQTAEDFRGKKVLKKLVAAVAKLFK
- the dhrs13.L gene encoding dehydrogenase/reductase (SDR family) member 13 L homeolog, which encodes MVPVILLLGVGVGAYVLIYFNLIRGRQCRSDASLKGKTVIVTGANIGIGKMTALDMARRGARVILACRVKETGEAAAYDIRQLSGNNQVLFMNLNLSSLESVRSFCRAFLSSEPRLDILINNAGFSGPGKTAEGYNIVFGINHLGHFLLTSLLLDRLKQSTPSRIVALASYAHEWGKIDFNKISVPSDHIKDILQSYCDSKLCNVLFARELANRLEGTGVTCYSVHPGTVHTNLVRSLPNWIKACIKPFTWLFLRTPMDGAQTSIYCAVQEGIEMYTGRYFDNCQVRQVKPHARDDAVAKKLWEVSERMTGLAS